A genome region from Amblyraja radiata isolate CabotCenter1 chromosome 2, sAmbRad1.1.pri, whole genome shotgun sequence includes the following:
- the alg2 gene encoding alpha-1,3/1,6-mannosyltransferase ALG2 → MASVVFLHPDLGIGGAERLVLDAALALHRRGCRVQIWTAHHDRARCFAESLDPGLGVRCAGDWLPRSLLGRGHAVCAALRMLFVAFYLVFLSGEEFDVVFCDQVSACLPVLKLCRRPKRVLFYCHFPDLLLSQRRTPLKRLYRWPLDWLEEATTGLADLVLVNSRFTAGVFKRTFRSLSHLDPDVLYPSLNLAALDKEVPASDVPLPPDKQLLFLSINRFERKKNLVLAVEALHVLRARLAWADWQKVHLVLAGGYDPRLQENVDYYRELQELVGRLQLSDDVTFLRSFSDDQKVWLLGRSSCVLYTPSNEHFGIVPLEAMYARRPVIAANSGGPLESIQDRVTGFLCHPSPSCFAEAMEKLVMTPELRAKMGEAGRTRVLQTFSADAFEEQLYRYICTLAH, encoded by the coding sequence ATGGCGAGCGTGGTTTTCCTGCACCCGGACCTGGGGATCGGCGGCGCCGAGCGGCTGGTGTTAGACGCTGCATTGGCGCTGCACCGCCGCGGCTGCAGGGTGCAGATCTGGACGGCTCACCACGACCGGGCGCGCTGCTTCGCCGAGAGCCTGGATCCAGGGCTGGGCGTGAGGTGTGCGGGCGACTGGCTGCCCCGCTCTCTGCTAGGCCGCGGCCACGCCGTCTGCGCCGCGCTGCGGATGCTCTTCGTCGCCTTCTACCTGGTCTTCCTGAGCGGCGAGGAATTCGACGTGGTCTTCTGCGACCAGGTGTCCGCCTGCCTCCCCGTCCTCAAGCTGTGCCGCCGCCCCAAGCGGGTGCTCTTCTACTGTCACTTCCCCGACCTGCTGCTGAGCCAGAGGCGGACCCCACTCAAGAGGCTGTACCGCTGGCCCCTCGACTGGCTGGAGGAGGCCACCACCGGCCTGGCCGACCTGGTGCTGGTCAACAGCAGGTTCACGGCCGGCGTCTTCAAGCGCACTTTCCGCTCCCTGAGCCACCTGGACCCCGACGTGCTTTACCCGTCCCTGAACCTGGCCGCCCTCGACAAGGAGGTGCCGGCCTCCGACGTCCCGCTGCCGCCCGACAAGCAGCTGCTTTTCCTCTCCATCAATCGGTTCGAGAGGAAGAAGAACTTGGTTCTGGCGGTGGAGGCCTTGCACGTCCTCCGCGCCAGGCTGGCCTGGGCCGACTGGCAGAAGGTGCACCTGGTCCTGGCCGGAGGCTACGACCCGAGGCTGCAGGAAAACGTGGACTATTACCGGGAGCTGCAGGAGCTGGTCGGGAGGCTGCAGCTGTCCGACGACGTGACTTTCCTCAGGTCGTTCTCGGATGATCAGAAGGTTTGGCTACTCGGCCGCAGCAGCTGCGTGCTGTACACTCCAAGCAACGAGCACTTCGGCATCGTGCCCTTGGAGGCCATGTATGCCCGGCGCCCGGTCATCGCCGCAAACTCAGGAGGGCCCCTGGAGTCCATTCAAGACCGGGTCACTGGCTTTCTCTGTCATCCTTCGCCAAGCTGCTTCGCCGAAGCCATGGAGAAGCTTGTCATGACTCCCGAATTACGGGCAAAAATGGGAGAGGCTGGAAGAACTCGAGTACTACAAACATTTTCTGCAGATGCCTTCGAAGAACAATTATATCGCTATATCTGCACGTTAGCACATTGA
- the sec61b gene encoding protein transport protein Sec61 subunit beta, which translates to MPGPAASATNVGASSRSPSKAVAPRAAGGGSTVRQRKATSSAVSRAGRTTSTGTGGMWRFYTEDSPGLKVGPVPVLVMSLLFIASVFMLHIWGKYTRS; encoded by the exons ATG CCTGGacctgctgcaagtgcaacaaatgTCGGTGCCTCCAGCCGATCGCCCAGTAAAGCTGTGGCTCCTCGGGCTGCTGGTGGTGGATCCACCGTGAGACAGAG GAAAGCTACCAGCAGTGCAGTGAGCCGTGCTGGTCGAACCACCTCAACAGGTACTGGGGGAATGTGGCGGTTCTATACAGAGGATTCTCCTGGGCTTAAAGT tgggcctgttccagtgcttgtTATGAGTCTACTGTTCATCGCTTCAGTATTCATGCTGCACATCTGGGGCAAGTACACACGCTCATAG